The genomic segment CTTCCTCATTGGTCCGTCTGGTTCAGGCAAATCCACGTTTCTGCAACTGATGCTTCGAGAGGAAACTCCAACGTCGGGTGATCTGTACGTTGCTGATTATCACGTGAATCGACTTCGCGGGTCGCAGGTGAACAAGCTACGCCAGCGCATTGGCTATGTGTTCCAGGATTTTCGGCTTTTGCCGAAAAAGACGGTGTACGAGAACGTTGCTTTTGCCCTAGAGGTGATTGGCAAGCGGAGGTCTGTGATTGATAAGCAGGTTCCCGCAACGCTTGACATGGTTGGTTTGGCAGCCAAAGGTGACCGCATGCCTGGCGAGTTGTCCGGTGGTGAGCAGCAGCGTGTGGCCATCGCCCGCGCTTCGGTGAACCGACCGTTGTTGCTACTTGCCGACGAACCCACGGGCAACCTCGACCCGGAAACAGCCAACGACATCATGGTCTTGCTCAACCGCATTAACAAGACGGGCACTACCGTTGTTATGTCCACGCACAACAATTCGGCGGTGGACGCTATGCGACGCCGCGTGATCGAGCTTGAGCTTGGCAAACTAGTCCGCGACGAAGCCCACGGCGTGTACGGCGTCGGACGCTAACCAACGCCGACGCTACAAGGAGAAAGTACATTTCATGAGACTTGCATTCGTTTTCCGTGAGGGCCTGCGCGGGCTGGGGCAGAACATCACCATGACCATCGCGTTGGTCATTACCACGGCCATTTCGCTGGCCTTGCTGTCCACGGGTTTCCTTGTTACCGGTATGACGGAACGCACTAAAGAAATTTACCTTGACCGTGTTGAGGTCATGGTGGAGCTGGACGAAGATATTTCTGCCAGCGATAAGGACTGCTCCTCGGCGAAATGCAGTGAGGTGCATAAGCTGTTGGAGGAATCCTCGGGGGTGGAAAGCGTGACCTACCGTAACCGTGAACAGTCCTATCAGCGTTTCATGGAACTCTTCCAAGACTCTGACCCATTGCTGGCGCAGGAAACCTCCAAAGATGCATTACCGGCGGTTCTGCATGTTCGCTTGAAGGATCCGCTGGATACATCGCCGCTGGATGCTGTGCGGGGTCTGTCCCAGGTGAGTGACGTGATTGATCAGGTAGAGGATCTTCATGGAGCGACGGAAAATCTGGATGCGATCCGTAACGCCACGTTTATTCTCGCCGCTGTTCAGGCGATTGCTGCAATGTTCCTAATTGTGAACATGGTGCAGATCGCGGCGTTTAGCCGTCGGGAAGAAATGTCCATTATGCGCATGGTGGGTGCGTCTCGGTGGTTCACACAGGCTCCGTTTGTGCTGGAGGCTGTGCTCGCAGTGTTGGTGGGGTCGCTGCTGGCTGTCTTTGGTTTGATCATGGGTAAATCGCTTGTGGTGGATAAGGCCTTGGAAAGCCTGTACCGTTCCCAGCTGGTAGCCCCAGTGACTACTCAGGACATTGGCGTGGTGTTCCCTGTCGTAGCGCTAGCCGGTATGATATTTGCTGCAATCACTGCGGCTGTTACTTTGCGGCTGTATGTTCGGAAGTAGCGGCGTCGATAAGTGAGTTGATTAAGACAGTGAGCGATGCAAAACCCAAGAAGCCGAAATGGCGGATAACAGGGCTGTTTGTAGTGCTGGCGGTGTGCCTGGGGCTGATTGGTGGTGGAGTCGCGGGTGTGGTCTGGTGGCTGAAGAATACGGAGCTTCCGGGCGACGGGTTGCCGGCTATTGTGGATCATACGTCGGCACCTCCGGCACCTGGGCCGGAGTTTGACACCCCGTCTGCTCACATGTTCGACCGAATTGTGCAGGAATTTTCTGCGCTTCCTCTGGAGGAGGCCGCTGGTCCGGCACCGTCCGCACAGTGTCGAGACCTGTCGACGGATCCACGGCCTGAGGGCACCCGCCACATGTGTGCTATCCAGGAGCGTGAAGGGCGGTCGATCACCTACCTGGGGTTCGTCTATCGCGCCGACTTGAACAACTCTGGTTGCACTGCGGATCCAGTGGCCGTAAAGGACGGTTTTTCGGCTGCGCTGCAGCGTACCTGCGCGAGTGAACAGCACCCGGTGTTGTATCTTCTCGACGAATCCCGCGAGGTCATCGCTTCTGACGGCCAAGTAATGCATCCTACGCTGGTTGTGGAGGGCGTGGAGACACAACAGCAGGCGGAAGAGCTGCTGCGCACGTGGGGGATAGCGCCGTAAACGTTGGTAGTGTTTCGGTACACTTGACCGGGTTATGGCTAAGAAAACGAAGAAGAAAAAAGGTAACGACAACCCGGTTATTGCCACGAATCGTCGGGCACGGCACGATTACACCATTCTTGATACTTACGAATGCGGCATTGTGCTCGTGGGCACAGAGGTGAAGTCGCTTCGCGAGGGCCGGGCCTCCCTGGTGGATTCCTTCGCCACCATTGACGAAGGCGAAGTGTGGCTGCGTAATCTCCACATTCCCGAATATTCCATGGGTTCCTGGACTAACCATTCCCCGCGCAGGACCCGCAAGTTACTGCTGCATCGCCGGGAAATTGATTCCCTCATGGGAAAAGTCCGCGACGGAAACAAAACCCTCGTTCCGTTGCGACTGTATTTCAGTAATGGGCGCCTCAAAGTGGAACTGGGTCTTGCACAGGGTAAACAGGACTACGACAAACGCCAGGACCTCAAACGTCGCGCCGAGGAACGCGATATTACCCGCGAACTTGGGCGCAGAGTGAAGGGAATTAAAGGATGACTGTTACCGCCGTTAAAGTCCACGACATTATCCATGACCCACCACTTATCGACGTCGTGGGGGCCACCGTCCTCGTTGACCGACTCTGGCCACGTGGGGTGGCAAAAACACAGTTCACACCCGATTATTGGCTGAAAGACGTGGCACCCTCAACTGAACTGCGAAAGTGGTTTGGCCATGAGCCAGCGCGTTTTACAGAATTTCGGGAACGGTACCTCGCGGAACTTGATGCTGCATATTCTGCGGGTAGTCAGGAACTTCATGAGTTGATGTCCCTTGTGGAGTCCGGCGACGTGGTGCTTGTGTACGCAGCGCATTCCCGTACCTGTAACCATGCGATTGTTTTAGAAGAATGGTTGTCTGCGCCTAAAGATGGGAGTGAATAACTTTTAACTCGTGGCCGTCAAGTTGTTTCTGTAGACGGGAGAGAAATGATCCGGTGATGCTGTGTTCTGGGTTGTGAAAGGTTATCGCTAATTCTCCGAGCGCCCACGGTTCGCCGTCACTCCATGCCCACTCCGAAACGCGGCTGGTGTGCGCGCAGTGAGGGCAGGCCACACCGTCCTCGCCGCGGTACTCGACCCAAGCGGTGAGAGTATCGTTTGCGATGTCGACCCAATCGGATACCTTGTTGCTGCATCTCGGGCAGACGGCGATGGTGCCGCAATTTGCGTTCGGCGTAAAAACCCGCCGACCAGTGTCAATGTCGGCGGTGAGTTCTTGTTGATGCAGCCAGCGCTTCAGGGCGTCGGCAAGCCGAGTGATCTCTCGCTCACCGCGAACATCCAGGTCAACTATGATCACCGAACTATCACTCATGATTATCCCTCCTGATCCAAAGTGTAGTACAGTAGGAAGTCCTTCCACGCAGTCCTGGCACGGGACCCGGCGTGAAGGATGCACGGGGCTGATATGGTTTCGACTTCGTACATTGAGTCAGGGGAAGCGTGCCGGTGCAGGCTAGAGACCACCGTAAGCGTCGTAGCAAACTCATAAGCGCCGAGAATACTCAGCGCGACTACGCCCTCGCTGCCTAATACAGCGACCGCGTGTCTGTCGGCCCAGGTTTGTCCCTGACCTGGCAGCCGGCATCGACTAAGGGACTTGCTGCCCAGCCGTGTTGACGGGGTTGGGTGGGACTTCATACCGCCAACTGGGCCCATCATCTGGACGTGTTCGACCGATCCAGAGGGCCGAGTAGAGATTCCGCGCGAACTGCGCACGGAGAAGCCCTGGCAAAGCGACGGAGGACCCGGGTTCAATTCCCGGCAGCTCCACAGATGGAAAACCCCTGGTAGTTATCTACCGGGGGTTTCTTTCTTGTTTTCGCAGGTCACAGCGTTTTTAGGGTGTGTACATTTGTATACATCTGAGGGCATCTGTACGCTCAAATTGTGCAATAATTGTGCAATAGAAAAGGAAAGCAGTCCGGGTAATATGTCCAGGTCAAAAAGCAGTTTCGGCAACGTAAGGAAGATCGGGAAGTTATGGTACGCGAAATACTTCCACCAGGGGCGAAGTCACACGCCGGGGCATTCATTCCGCGCGAAAGCAGCCGCGCAAGCGTGGCTGTCGTCCGAGTGGAGGCTGATTGAGCTTGATGAGTGGACGCCCCCCGCGCACCGCGCACAGCAGGCAGAGTACGGCAACGTCACCGTGGGGGAATGGCTAGAGCAATTCCATGCGGCGCTGGCAGCCCGCGTACGTGCCTCAACCCTGCAGAACTACACCAGGGTAGCCAGGCTGCGAATTCTCGACGCAGACGGCAAGGCAGGCAAGCTAAAAGGCATTCCCCTAGCGGCGCTCACGTCCGCCGATGTCCACGCCTGGTGGGATGCAGTCTGTGCGGCTTTCCCCGGGGCTGAGACCACCAACCAGGCCGCGTACAAAAGGTTGCGTGCGGCATGCGCGGAAGCCGTGGAGCGGGGCCTTATCCCCACCAACCCCGTCAACGTACGTGCGGCGCGACGGCGGCCCGCAACCAAAGTGAAGAAAATGCCCGATGATGCGGAATTGCGCGCCATCTACGACGAGATGGGGGATCGATGCAAGCTGGTCACGGCGCTGTGCCTTTTCCACGGGGTGCGGGTAGGGGAGGCTTTGGCGTTGAAGCGGCGGCACGTCGTCGTGAAGGGCGGGAAAATTGTGATCAAGATCAGGGGAAATGTGCAGAGAATCACAAAAGATGGGCATGTGGAAATGGTTTTGCAACCGCCAAAATCGTCAGCAGGCAGGCGTGATGTGCCCATTCTCGCAGAATTTGCACCCCTGGTTATTGACCATTTGAAGCGGTTCACCGGCCCCAAGGCGGATGATTGGGTGACTCCCACCAGCAATGGGGGCGTGATGTTCGACACGTCGTATCGGTCGATCTTCATTCGGGCGCGTGCCCGCGCTGGTGTGCGGGACGATATTACCCCACACCATGGCCGGAACTGGCTTATAACGCGCCTGCTGGAGCAGGGGGCCACAGTGAAGGAAGTTGGTGCGTTACTCGGTCAGGACGACGTGGCAACGATCCTAGGGGTGTATGCGCGAGTTTCCGATGGACGCCCCGCCGCCCTTATGGAGGGCGTGGGTAAGGCGCTTACCGGCTAGCTTTGCGGGGCCGTCCAGTTCTGCCTGGACGGTTCGCCCACCAGGTTTTAACGGCTTCAGCATCCCATAGGCGGGTGCGTTCGACATGGTGGGTGGGGGCGGGGGCCTGGCCCCGCGCAACATATGAAGTGAAGGAGTGCGGGGGAATGCCTGTGTATTCGCTGATCTTGGTGACAGACCAGAGAACCCCGCCACCGGGGAGCATGATTTCGGTGAGCGGGGCAGTCATTAGATGCGCCCCTTCGCCTCGTAGAAGGCGCGCACTGCAATCAGTGCGGCGGCAGCGATAGTAATCAGCCAATTGCCGTAGCAAATGCCGCCAATCAGGCAAACAGTGCTGATCAGGTAGGGTACGATCCGCGCCACTAGAGCAAGCTTTGAGGGGTGCCCCTCAAACTCTGGAAGCTCGTCGATGTAGCCTAGCGGCTTGAACTCTCCATCATGCTCAACCATGACCCGGTATTCGCGGGGGTCAAACTCGAATTTTTCGTCTCCCATTTCTTTTCCTTCCTGGGATTACCCGGGGCGCGCGGCCCTGGGGTTTTGGTTGTGGGCTAGTTTTGGCTGCTGTCGTGCTTGCGCACGATGTCCCAGAATTCGCCATCATCGGCGGTGATGATGAAGCCCTGCGTTTCGGCGTCGTAGGTGCTGATTTCGCTGGCTATGGCCTCGATATCGAAATCTTGGGGGTAGCCTTCGGAGGTTGCCAGGACTTTGTGCACGTAGTCTTTGACGTCGTTGATCGTGGTGTATGCGGTCATAGGTCTTGTCCTTTCGGGGTTGGTGTGGAAGGATTTCCCCTTGCGGGGCTGGATATTACGGTTATCCAGCCCCGTGGGTTACTTGCGGTGGCGTCCTTGGTACTTCTTTCGGCCTTGTCGCACGATGTAGATAACTTCAATGGCCTGAAGTACGATCGTTGCGATCATAAGCTTTTCGGAGAGTGTCAAGGTCTTCACCTCCCTTCCACTATTGAGTTTTCGTAAGGGCTGTTTGCCTTACAAGATTTATATTACAGCAGACTGCGACCACTTTCAAGTGGTGTGATACCTTTACCCTACAACGGGGGGCATTGGGCATTAGAAAACATCAAGCAATTGCGGTGCGCAACGCCAAGCCTCATGCCGCCGCCATACCCCAAGCAGGTGCCGGGTCACCCCCAATTCCTGAGAGATAAGAAAATCCTCCCCCGGAAATAGTCGCTCCAATTCGCGATACTCATCGGCATCGATAAGCGCCCTTGCCGCCCACCTATCGGCCGCTAGCTCATTGCAGGGTGAGTGCCCCGCCGGGTGTCTAAAATGAGCGTGCCCCAACTCGTGAGCAAGTGTACTAACAGCCCCCCCCCCTATCAAATCTTCCCTGATAGATACGCGTTTCAGGTGCGGTATCCATGCCCCTTTGGGGCCGTGTTTGTGGCAGGTAATTTCCACATTGAGGCGTCTAGCTTCGGCCTCCAGTCGTGCGTAGCTCATCGGGCCATGTCTCTTCCGGGCTTGAGTCAGCGGCGTATTCGTGCGGTGCATAGTCGAATACTGGAATGCCTTCATCGTAGCTATTCTTCTTACGATTTGCATGTATTTCACTTATATTTTTATTTGATTCTTGTAAGGTAGCTTCTTTGAATCTTGCGGTGTCGAGGTCGAGCCGCGCGGCAAGTTCCTGCACTAATTCCCGCCCCGTGAGCCATTTGGTTTCGCCGGTTGAGCGCTCAAGATCGACCTCATCTAATGTGAGATACCCGGTGGACACTAGCCCCTGAATGGGGGACTGGTCATAGGCGCGACAGATAGCGATAACCGTTTCTGACAAGAGCCTCCCCCTGCGCAACTGTTGACTGATTACCGAATCGGAAACGCCGATCTTCCTCCCCACTTCGCGAAACGACGCGCCGTCTGTGGCGACTTTTAACCATTCTTTGTGGTCCATGTGCACAACTTTACTCACCCGTACGCATCTGTGCAAAAGCTTAAAATTGCTGGTTAATCTGCTTAACGGGGGCAAAGAAGGGGCGGCAATATCGAAGACGTTTGACAAATCTTCACACTTGAGTAAAACTGTGGTCAGTCGAGCAAGGCGGGCGGCTTGGAAAACCACCGCACAGCGGAACGGCGTACCGGCCATAACCGGTAAACCAATCCCCGCCAACCTGACAAGTGTTGTGTGAAAAACCAATAGTGCATAGCTGGCAGCGTGGCCATGATCACGTTGCCGCCCACCTAGATAAGGCCACTTGCCCATGCGAGCAGGGGTTTTAGAATGCGATGACCATGGGTGCAGATATGCGGAAACCTCCCCACAACCGTAGCGGGCTAGGGGAGAGGTAAGCCTTATCGACTTTCGGGCGTTAAACAACGGCGTGAACCAGCGACTAGCCGGGATGCGAGTACCCGGCACGCCACGGGGGAAGTGAATCGCCCCATATTTTCACACTCATCTTGGAGGAAAAATGTACTCACCATTCACGATGTTTCTACTCACAATCATTAACCTGCTTGTCATTTCCTACTGGTCATAACAAAAAGTGTGCATGGCTTCACAGACATGCACACAGAAAGAAAAAGACATGAGCAACAATACCCCGAAGCCACAGGCTTCACAAGCAAACCGAAACGATGCCCCCAAAGTCGGGGGCGTCGATAAGCTCAACATCCCGCCCACCCTGGAGCAGCTGCAAATGCAGCTTTCCGCCGCACGCACGCTTATCGACGCCGCTAGCGACACCCTAAAACAGGTGCTAAAAGGTTGCTTCCACGAGCGCACACGCGCCGAAGTCAAGAGCGTTGTGCCGCGAATCTATTCCGCGTTAATCCTGCTTGAGCGCGACCTTTGCGTACAGTCTGGAGACCTTGAAGAGATGGAAACACTTTTTCAGGAGGCTTCCGACGCTGTGTGTGTCGGATGGGGTGAAAAAGCCACAGTGACAAAAGAAGGTCACAGCGTTCCGGGTGATAGGTTCCACGAGCTTTTAGATGAAATGTTCGAAAACGAACGGAGAGTTTCATGGGTGAACTGATCCCCATCACCCGCACTGACGAGGGGATGCACGCGGTCATGGGCCGCGACCTGCACGCCTTCCTGGAAGTCAAGACGCGCTATAACGACTGGTTTCCGCGCATGCTCGAATACGGCTTTGAGCAGGGCAAAGAGTTTTACTCATTTTTGAGCAAAACCCCCGAACAGGCAGGACGTCCCCGCGAAGATCACATCATCAGCCTGGAC from the Corynebacterium durum genome contains:
- the ftsE gene encoding cell division ATP-binding protein FtsE, whose amino-acid sequence is MITFDQITKTYKTSTRPALDNISVTIEKGEFVFLIGPSGSGKSTFLQLMLREETPTSGDLYVADYHVNRLRGSQVNKLRQRIGYVFQDFRLLPKKTVYENVAFALEVIGKRRSVIDKQVPATLDMVGLAAKGDRMPGELSGGEQQRVAIARASVNRPLLLLADEPTGNLDPETANDIMVLLNRINKTGTTVVMSTHNNSAVDAMRRRVIELELGKLVRDEAHGVYGVGR
- the ftsX gene encoding permease-like cell division protein FtsX, translated to MRLAFVFREGLRGLGQNITMTIALVITTAISLALLSTGFLVTGMTERTKEIYLDRVEVMVELDEDISASDKDCSSAKCSEVHKLLEESSGVESVTYRNREQSYQRFMELFQDSDPLLAQETSKDALPAVLHVRLKDPLDTSPLDAVRGLSQVSDVIDQVEDLHGATENLDAIRNATFILAAVQAIAAMFLIVNMVQIAAFSRREEMSIMRMVGASRWFTQAPFVLEAVLAVLVGSLLAVFGLIMGKSLVVDKALESLYRSQLVAPVTTQDIGVVFPVVALAGMIFAAITAAVTLRLYVRK
- the smpB gene encoding SsrA-binding protein SmpB, coding for MAKKTKKKKGNDNPVIATNRRARHDYTILDTYECGIVLVGTEVKSLREGRASLVDSFATIDEGEVWLRNLHIPEYSMGSWTNHSPRRTRKLLLHRREIDSLMGKVRDGNKTLVPLRLYFSNGRLKVELGLAQGKQDYDKRQDLKRRAEERDITRELGRRVKGIKG
- a CDS encoding DUF488 domain-containing protein; amino-acid sequence: MTVTAVKVHDIIHDPPLIDVVGATVLVDRLWPRGVAKTQFTPDYWLKDVAPSTELRKWFGHEPARFTEFRERYLAELDAAYSAGSQELHELMSLVESGDVVLVYAAHSRTCNHAIVLEEWLSAPKDGSE
- a CDS encoding tyrosine-type recombinase/integrase — its product is MSRSKSSFGNVRKIGKLWYAKYFHQGRSHTPGHSFRAKAAAQAWLSSEWRLIELDEWTPPAHRAQQAEYGNVTVGEWLEQFHAALAARVRASTLQNYTRVARLRILDADGKAGKLKGIPLAALTSADVHAWWDAVCAAFPGAETTNQAAYKRLRAACAEAVERGLIPTNPVNVRAARRRPATKVKKMPDDAELRAIYDEMGDRCKLVTALCLFHGVRVGEALALKRRHVVVKGGKIVIKIRGNVQRITKDGHVEMVLQPPKSSAGRRDVPILAEFAPLVIDHLKRFTGPKADDWVTPTSNGGVMFDTSYRSIFIRARARAGVRDDITPHHGRNWLITRLLEQGATVKEVGALLGQDDVATILGVYARVSDGRPAALMEGVGKALTG